The following is a genomic window from Cryptococcus neoformans var. neoformans B-3501A chromosome 12, whole genome shotgun sequence.
ATCTCTCATTACAACTTACTTATCCATTTCTTTACCTTTTGTCCCGATGCCTCCGCCGCCATTCTATCACCCTCACGTGGGGCGGCCACTCATGAAAGCCAATCTTCCTTTCGTTTCTACGACAAAATGGAGAGAGAAACACGTCCTTTGGATGTCGAGCACAGCCTCGGTATCAAGCAAAATTAAGCCTCAAAGTACACCTCCGATCAGCAATCTATTGGCACAGCCTTCCATATGCTCAATCATAGCAAAATCGACAAGCAAGCACAAGCAATTCCTTGTCTCTTtcgctcttctttcgttctcTATTGCCTACCTTGCATGGTCTCAGGATGTTCCCGGTATAGGGATTCGAGGTGAGGTAGATGGCGATGATAATGCTGGCGTCCTGTTCGATGAAGAGTCCAAAGTTACACAGGGCCAGTCTGTTTCTGCTGAATCTTCTGTGACGGAGACTGCTCTGATTTCACCAGCATCTATTCTCCGGCTTATCCATGCCATCACACAATCGCCCACGTTGGGACATAGATCCCATGACCCAGGTGGAGCTCGTACCCTGAAGCATATGGGTTTCGGCTTGGATGTTTCAAAGCTCGTGTCAACCATACTCAGAGCGGAGGAACTCCAATGGGACTTGAAAGGGGATACTGAAGCCGGAGATGATATACTAAGTGAAGGATGGGACCTATTGGACTCTGGAGCGCCATAACATATGACGGTGTCCTTGGTACTCTTAGTGTATCTTATGCGTCTCAAATTTCGCGGGAAGGTACACAGTCTAGTACATTTCAGAGGATTCAACGTTATCAAATCCGTAGCTCCTTCATCACTTGGTGAACCAGTACATGGAAGCATACTGGACGCTTATTTTCTCATTTTCAGTCGTGCACTAAGTCAAACAGGGGTTAATTTGATATAACAGCACTCTGAATTAAATACTTGCCGAAGATGGGGGTTGTCCTTGAAAAGTGTTGATTCGAAAGATGCTCTTAGCATACGTTCCCTGACCTTCAACAGAAGCGAGTTTGAGCCAAGGGACGTTGATAGCAGGGTTGTATGGGTCATCAAGAGTTGCCGCTTTGCTTGCCAAAACTCTATCCGTTTCGGTTAAGAATTCAGGAGAAATGCTTCCTACAGAAGTGGAACCGGGCGTATCACTTTAAGAAGTAAAATTCATCATCTTGACAttcccaagaagaagcacgGCCATGAACTTACACAaaaagatggtggatggCTACATGGAGATCATCTGTGTTGGGGTAGTCGAGAGCAACAAATGTCATCTTGGGTAACATTGAGTTGACAAAGGAAGGGTCGAAATTGCCAGCAGTTAATGCATAAAGGCAAGTCACGTCGAAAAGGCTGAGAACATATGAATGAGGACCGCGTATATTTCTATTATATCCGAAACAACCTACTTTGCTAGTGCACCGGTAGAGACATACGCCCCAGAAGTACAAGTATAATTCTGTATTCCACGACCGACAGCAATCATAGAGCTCACTTCGTCATCCGAGACGGAGAGGGTCGTCTGATCACCCAGAGGCACAGGTATATTGCTTACAGAGCAGCTTTGAGGGAGTGTGCGGGCAATGTTCAACGAGCTTGCAAACAGATTGGGTGAATGAAAATAGGAATCGAGACCGAAAGGAAGCGATAGGACGAATATTGGCGCCAAAGCAACGAGTCCGAGGATGGGATAATAGGAGAACGACATGGTGAAAAGTTGTATTTAACAAGTTGTTGACAGCGGAGCTACTGGTGGTGATCAAGCGACCTAAATAATGGGAACCTGCAAGGAATAAAATAGGAAAGTCAATATGTTTTCCCG
Proteins encoded in this region:
- a CDS encoding hypothetical protein (Match to EST gb|CF191261.1|CF191261) produces the protein MQDTSPINCNCCQVNQKALYCPACLREGITLHKELLQNLQARLSTIRQHSQKLLTGTENETKDKADRGLNAWRELRSDVASSEARCHQIKMTISQRQAAISACRKRIAENNIRDRRESLSMLKSRPSPVSSLRDSIKQVHSQQQVITSRIIHARRVLVREAVNVFGVRQRPSGDWEIAGIPLPDPETFRVHPSSSINAALSHVIHLVSLITTYLSISLPFVPMPPPPFYHPHVGRPLMKANLPFVSTTKWREKHVLWMSSTASVSSKIKPQSTPPISNLLAQPSICSIIAKSTSKHKQFLVSFALLSFSIAYLAWSQDVPGIGIRGEVDGDDNAGVLFDEESKVTQGQSVSAESSVTETALISPASILRLIHAITQSPTLGHRSHDPGGARTLKHMGFGLDVSKLVSTILRAEELQWDLKGDTEAGDDILSEGWDLLDSGAP